In the genome of Anabas testudineus chromosome 4, fAnaTes1.2, whole genome shotgun sequence, one region contains:
- the crb1 gene encoding protein crumbs homolog 1, which yields MMWTPAPWIWGILFLGIGSFCQEVKDLCDPSPCQNGARCESHVGGYICHCLKQSPNGILYGGVNCDVRLVGCEGHECQNQGSCSPFLLDGTHGYTCSCSPGYTGPLCKTPTTFSFERRGYLLLQSPLVDAEVSCNITLSFKTVLPTALLFQRNSRGLLLSLELEGGQLRLTLRKEASAGVTAENPIQVLEIPQNVTDGEWHSVEAVLANWVLSLKLLDDGGRCGSQSCHKVALVQSTVAGPVSLPQNTFIGGVLQDSNGPRNSPLTAFIGCMQDVFVDWQLVVPEEWLRNSAVNVSPGCSHRDRCLDVPCQNRGKCVNLWQSYQCWCPRPYEGEDCAEEHVTARFGNEDSHSYAAFTVTDDLGHNFSISLFLRTRKPNGLLLAFANSSSQYLHIWLEDGKVTVQLDNSESLKAESVIDDGEVHFVSVKVVEDRMVLYVAAQQQGDVEIRTVNIQAGDTVFVGGLLETRMTSAYGGYFKGCIQDLRINDSRLQFFGLDTSVRSYPLQLMGNVTAGCSGDNACSKNPCLNGGMCYSMWDDFICTCPPSTAGRRCEEVRWCELSPCPTDSECRMLNQGYECYANSTFLDDSTVLSYRGNGHISRNLTNLSLNLRTRNRNAAILHAEEGSAFITLSVQDGFLFVELQSTSVDEEKEKEEAVSTVSIRSQRIVSDGEWHNAQVFMAAPWMPISQWTLVLDEEIEEASTSKSQGGNLDFLREGVDIFLGGLAPDAGWFLTGCLSTVELGGIALSYFSSSDVNFPRLQEEQFIQTSLHPAALGCSGAPVCEPNPCLNGAECQDLFNTYNCTCAEGWTGRRCDFFVDTCASNPCVHGNCSVNGLTYECACEFGYTGVDCEEEADMCENHQCAHGGTCLHGPERYACLCTENYTGPLCNERVEEIPWYIVVKNVRPKLPVSVCGDDTRNYTCFNGGNCTDRELSCDCPPGFTGHRCEQEVDECKSNPCLNGGYCRNLINKFVCVCDMSYAGDMCQMDLTSEGLTSDLLLSISLGSVFVLLVLILTSVGLVMALNRRATYGTYSPSRQEKEGSRVEMWSITQPPPMERLI from the exons ATGATGTGGACACCTGCTCCATGGATTTGGGGAATTTTGTTTCTTGGAATAG GTTCCTTCTGCCAAGAGGTGAAGGACCTGTGTGACCCCAGTCCCTGCCAAAATGGGGCCAGGTGTGAGAGCCATGTCGGAGGCTACATTTGCCACTGCCTCAAACAGAGTCCCAATGGGATTCTCTATGGAGGTGTAAACTGTGATGTGAGGCTGGTGGGCTGCGAGGGTCATGAATGCCAGAACCAAGGATCTTGCTCTCCTTTTCTGCTGGATGGGACTCATGGCTACACCTGCTCCTGTTCACCTGGGTACACGGGACCCTTGTGCAAGACTCCCACCACTTTTTCCTTTGAACGCAGAGGCTACCTGCTGCTTCAGAGTCCCCTGGTGGATGCAGAGGTCTCTTGTAACATCACACTCAGCTTCAAGACTGTTCTGCCCACAGCTCTATTATTCCAGAGGAACAGCAGGGGGCTACTGCTGAGCCTGGAGCTGGAGGGAGGACAACTTCGTCTCACACTGAGGAAGGAGGCCTCAGCTGGGGTTACAGCTGAAAACCCTATTCAGGTTTTGGAGATTCcacaaaatgtcacagatgGAGAATGGCATTCTGTGGAGGCTGTGCTCGCAAACTGGGTGCTCAGCCTGAAACTTTTGGATGATGGTGGGAGATGTGGGAGCCAGTCGTGCCACAAAGTGGCCCTAGTACAGAGCACTGTAGCTGGGCCGGTGTCACTTCCTCAGAACACTTTTATTGGAGGAGTGCTTCAGGACTCAAATGGTCCCAGGAACTCTCCACTTACAGCATTTATTGGCTGCATGCAGGATGTGTTTGTGGACTGGCAGCTTGTGGTCCCTGAGGAATGGCTGAGGAACTCTGCAGTTAATGTGTCTCCTGGCTGCAGTCACAGGGATCGCTGCCTGGACGTGCCTTGCCAAAACAGAGGAAAGTGTGTGAATCTGTGGCAGAGCTACCAGTGCTGGTGTCCAAGGCCTTATGAGGGGGAGGACTGCGCAGAAG AACATGTGACTGCTCGCTTTGGGAATGAGGATTCTCACAGTTatgctgcatttactgtaacGGATGACCTGGGTCACAACTTTTCCATCTCGCTCTTCCTGCGTACACGTAAGCCCAACGGACTTCTCCTTGCATTTGCCAACAGCAGCAGTCAATATCTTCATATATGGCTGGAGGATGGCAAAGTCACAGTTCAGCTAGATAACTCTGAGAGCCTGAAGGCGGAGAGTGTGATTGATGACGGCGAAGTTCATTTTGTGAGCGTAAAGGTGGTGGAGGATCGTATGGTGCTATATgtagcagcacagcagcagggtGATGTGGAGATCAGGACAGTCAACATCCAAGCAGGAGATACTGTGTTCGTGGGAGGTCTGTTGGAGACGAGGATGACTTCAGCTTATGGTGGTTATTTTAAAGGCTGTATCCAGGACCTGAGGATCAATGACAGTAGACTACAGTTCTTTGGGCTGGACACCTCAGTGAGATCTTATCCTCTGCAGCTCATGGGAAATGTGACTGCTGGCTGCTCAGGGGACAATGCCTGCAGT AAAAACCCTTGTCTCAATGGGGGGATGTGCTACTCTATGTGGGATGACTTCATCTGCACCTGCCCTCCCAGCACAGCTGGGCGGCGCTGTGAAGAGGTTAGGTGGTGCGAGCTGTCACCTTGTCCCACAGACTCAGAGTGCAGGATGCTGAACCAGGGATATGAAT GTTATGCCAACTCAACTTTCCTGGATGACAGCACCGTGTTGTCTTACCGGGGAAACGGCCACATATCGCGCAATCTCACTAACCTGTCCCTGAACCTGCGTACACGCAATCGCAATGCAGCGATCCTACATGCAGAAGAGGGCTCAGCATTCATCACGCTCTCTGTCCAGGATGGTTTCCTGTTCGTGGAACTTCAGAGCACCAGTGtagatgaggagaaggagaaagaggaggctGTGTCTACAGTCAGCATCAGGAGCCAAAGGATTGTCAGTGATGGTGAGTGGCACAACGCCCAAGTGTTCATGGCAGCACCGTGGATGCCAATCTCCCAGTGGACTTTGGTGCTGGATGAAGAAATAGAAGAAGCCAGCACTTCCAAGAGCCAAGGAGGCAATTTGGACTTCCTTAGGGAGGGGGTTGACATCTTTCTGGGAGGCCTGGCCCCCGATGCTGGTTGGTTTCTGACTGGGTGCCTGAGCACTGTGGAGCTCGGCGGCATTGCTCTGTCTTACTTTAGCTCCTCTGACGTGAACTTCCCGCGCCTGCAGGAGGAGCAGTTCATCCAGACATCACTGCACCCAGCAGCCCTCGGCTGCAGCGGGGCCCCAGTGTGCGAGCCCAACCCCTGCCTGAATGGAGCCGAGTGCCAGGACCTCTTCAACACCTACAACTGCACCTGTGCTGAGGGCTGGACTGGACGACGCTGTGACTTCTTCGTCGACACGTGCGCTTCCAACCCCTGTGTCCACGGCAACTGCAGCGTGAACGGGCTGACCTACGAGTGTGCCTGTGAGTTTGGCTACACAGGCGTGGACTGTGAGGAGGAGGCGGATATGTGCGAAAACCACCAGTGTGCCCATGGAGGCACCTGTCTGCATGGGCCAGAGAGGTACGCCTGCCTCTGTACTGAGAACTACACAGGACCCCTCTGCAA TGAACGCGTTGAAGAAATTCCATGGTACATTGTTGTCAAAAATGt ACGACCCAAGCTGCCTGTTTCTGTGTGCGGAGACGACACTAGAAACTACACCTGCTTTAATGGAGGCAACTGTACTGATCGAGAGCTCTCCTGTGACTGTCCACCGGGCTTCACTGGACACCG GTGTGAACAGGAGGTGGATGAGTGCAAGTCCAACCCCTGTCTGAACGGAGGCTACTGCCGCAACCTCATCAACAAGTTCGTCTGCGTGTGTGACATGAGCTACGCTGGAGACATGTGCCAGATGGAT CTGACCTCTGAGggtctgacctctgacctcttaCTGTCCATCAGTCTGGGGTCTGTTTTCGTTCTGCTGGTTCTTATTCTGACCTCTGTGGGCCTGGTGATGGCGCTAAACCGCCGCGCCACCTACGGCACCTACAGCCCCAGCCGGCAGGAGAAGGAAGGATCGCGGGTGGAGATGTGGAGCATCACCCAGCCACCGCCTATGGAGAGACTGATATGA